The Salvelinus fontinalis isolate EN_2023a chromosome 9, ASM2944872v1, whole genome shotgun sequence genome has a window encoding:
- the rxfp3.3b gene encoding relaxin-3 receptor 1, whose product MQTALNLLLVKAPALPRMGDTWNHNISSYNRSSTDPDRFSSLEDIDMTADGSPALRIMISIVYSVVCAAGLVGNLLVVFLMKVRRGRKRSTIHFFVLNLAMTDFQFVLTLPFWAVDTALDFSWPFGNAMCKIILSVTVMNMYASVFFLTAMSVTRYWSVASALKDRTRHRYCSVRWVSAVLWVSATVATAPTAIFSNMTNIAGEKLCLLRFPEGQHWLALYHLQKIIIAFVFPMLIVTICYLMLLRFVRLRSMNNNHPKRSNRVTRSVTIVVLSFFLCWMPNHAITFWGVLVKFNVVNWDKSYYMVHTYVFPVTVCLAHANSCLNPILYCLMRREFRKMLKDLFWRVSSPANSCQIRPFSATLKASVHGDTQIPLNVIDTDLCQLSVVNGQCDALAEDSQP is encoded by the coding sequence ATGCAAACGGCACTTAACTTGCTGCTCGTAAAAGCACCTGCCTTGCCAAGAATGGGGGACACTTGGAACCATAACATCAGCTCTTATAACCGGTCTTCTACGGACCCAGACCGCTTCAGCAGCCTGGAGGACATAGATATGACCGCAGACGGCAGTCCAGCGCTTCGAATCATGATATCAATCGTGTATTCTGTGGTTTGCGCAGCGGGTTTGGTGGGGAATTTGTTAGTCGTTTTCTTAATGAAAGTGAGACGAGGAAGAAAAAGGTCCACCATTCACTTTTTTGTTCTTAATCTGGCGATGACAGACTTCCAGTTTGTCCTGACCCTGCCTTTCTGGGCGGTGGACACTGCTCTGGACTTCAGCTGGCCGTTTGGGAACGCGATGTGCAAGATCATTCTCTCCGTCACTGTTATGAACATGTACGCGAGTGTGTTCTTCCTCACTGCTATGAGTGTCACGCGCTACTGGTCCGTTGCCTCGGCTCTAAAGGACCGCACTAGACACAGATATTGTTCGGTGAGATGGGTAAGCGCAGTGCTCTGGGTCTCTGCCACTGTGGCCACCGCGCCAACGGCTATTTTCTCCAATATGACAAACATCGCTGGGGAGAAGCTCTGCCTTTTGCGGTTCCCGGAGGGCCAGCACTGGCTGGCTTTATATCACTTACAAAAAATCATAATTGCCTTTGTTTTCCCCATGCTCATAGTAACCATTTGCTATTTGATGCTCCTACGATTCGTTCGCCTGAGGAGTATGAACAACAACCATCCTAAACGGAGTAACAGAGTCACTAGATCCGTTACCATTGTGGTTCTTTCATTCTTTTTGTGTTGGATGCCAAATCACGCCATCACTTTCTGGGGCGTCCTGGTCAAATTTAATGTGGTGAACTGGGACAAGTCTTATTATATGGTTCACACCTATGTTTTCCCTGTGACCGTGTGCCTGGCACATGCCAATAGTTGCTTGAACCCAATTTTATATTGTCTCATGCGAAGAGAGTTCAGGAAAATGCTGAAGGATTTATTCTGGCGGGTTTCCTCACCGGCGAACAGCTGCCAAATACGTCCCTTTTCTGCAACTCTAAAAGCCTCTGTCCACGGTGACACCCAAATACCTTTGAATGTCATAGACACCGATCTCTGTCAACTATCCGTTGTAAATGGGCAATGTGACGCATTAGCGGAGGACAGCCAACCGTAA